The genomic interval cactaaacgattgtattggagggatgcatctcacaatacactagattattgtattggagggatacatctcaatacactagactattgtattggaaggatgcatctcacaatacattagactattgtattggtaCAAAATGTCTATTCTTAAATTTGTTGTCACCAGATGTACACAATGTGTTCCTTCTGTGTTGTAGCTCTGGCATTGTTGAGTTGTTGTGTCGTGCATATAGGGAGGGACGGCCATCATTGCGCTACGTGCTGCTCAAAGGCTACGACACACATGGCTTTCGATTTTTCACTAACTACAACAGCAGGAAAGGACAAGAGCTGGTCTGTTGCACTTGTCACCGTTGACAATCAACATCCAATCATTCGGTGTCATAGACTTCCAATCCGTTTGCTTCGATGACGTTCTACTGGCCCGTTCTCCACCGACAGGTATGCCACATCTAGATCAGAGTTGTATTGATCAAGTACACCTTATTCAGAAATATTTTAATGTATGtggcctagcgcgcgttacatGGGCGTGGCCTAGGTAACGCCGTTGCCAAGTgccttaattaagttaaaggaCAACTGTTACCTTGTCTGctccattgatattaacatgtaTGTTGCAACTTGTTCTCGCAGTGTTTTAGAGCAGCAGACGAAGTGGCTAGGCAGTGTACTTTCTATTTATGTGTATTACAGTTTACTACTAATTAACGTACCTTgaaaaaatatattacttatttaattacctagcAGTAAAAACGGAAGTGGCAATTTCTGTGTCACAGCCCAAAGTCAACTTGAGTAGCCGCTGAATTTTGacttaatgtgtgtgtgtgtgtgtgtgtgtgtgtgtgtgtgtgtgtgtgtgtgtgtgtgtgtgtgtgtgtgtgtgtgtgtgatagaaTGCAATATTGCTGTAATTATGGTAAACGAGCATGGATTTTTTTCAGATTCGAATTGATGGTTTGGTGAGGAAGTTGAGCGAAAAACAGTCGTCTCAATACTTTCACAGCCGACCGAGGGACAGTCAGATCGGTGCATGTGTGAGCCGTCAGAGCGAGGTGATACCAAACAGACAGGTCGAGTGCAAATTGAACTtaacagacagatgcaaaAGTTGGAATACTGTTGGATCGTAGATTCTTGTCGAACGTCGTCAACAACTTCTGGAGACGTATCAAGACCCATCGAGCGTTATACCCAAACCACACGAATGGTATGCCATGCCACATCAGTGTAGCAGTATAAGGGGCATTGGAAGCAAATGTGGAGTGGTCCGGTTTAGCGCGCTAGGTGGGCGTGGTCTTATAAAacctaacgtgcgctaacaatattgtattttattttaacaACTAAAACACTAAAAATTGCTAAACAGCCTTAGTTACTTCTCACTAATGCCTATGACTTTGCAAACAGAAATCGAGCAACTTGTTGACCTTAAATATTTGGTACGTATGCACAGCACGATGTGCATGGTAAAAcatatatattagttatttgaTCAAATATccctaaaccggaagtacATGCTAATGGTGACTATTCAAAGACTGTGgctgtacacgtacacacacacacacacacacacacacacacacacacacacacacacacaccacaataactggacacacacacacacacacacacacacacacacacacacacaccacaataactggacacacacacacacacacacacacacacacacacacacacacacacacacacacacacacacacaacacaggcTATGCCCTTCTGACGCCCTTGAGTATTGTCTTACATCTCGTTGTCACTGCATTTGTTGCCAGGGGAGGCTTCCTATTAGTTCCTGAAGCTGTGGAGTTTTGGCAAGGACATTCGGATCGTTTACACGACAGACTGAAGTATCAACGCGTTCAACCTCTAGAGTTGCCATTACAAGACGATGTGTCAACAAGTGACAGTGAATGGATAATACAGAGATTATCACCATGAATATTGTTAGTATGctggttgatattaacatgtGATTTTTGAGAGTACCGACCTT from Corticium candelabrum chromosome 14, ooCorCand1.1, whole genome shotgun sequence carries:
- the LOC134189502 gene encoding pyridoxine/pyridoxamine 5'-phosphate oxidase-like; translated protein: MASSLRSDADMANASFYDSFRKAYSHKDFSREDLQCREPVGQFDVWFKLACDTKMEVEPNAVALATSTREGRPSLRYVLLKGYDTHGFRFFTNYNSRKGQELTSNPFASMTFYWPVLHRQIRIDGLVRKLSEKQSSQYFHSRPRDSQIGACVSRQSEVIPNRQILVERRQQLLETYQDPSSVIPKPHEWGGFLLVPEAVEFWQGHSDRLHDRLKYQRVQPLELPLQDDVSTSDSEWIIQRLSP